One window of the Natrinema sp. CBA1119 genome contains the following:
- the purD gene encoding phosphoribosylamine--glycine ligase — MRENVLLIGGGGREHAIARALEDSEADLYACASNRNPGIARIAAGFETLETTNPEAVVDYAEAVDATIAVIGPEAPLEVGLADALEAAGVYPFGPKEADARIETDKAFQREFMQENDIPGCPDFETFDDMEAACDYIDEYDGDLAIKPVGLTGGKGVKVIGDQVTAEEGKEYIRDAGYDRIVLEERLIGEEFTVQAFVANGEFHTAPAVQDHKRAYEGDEGPNTGGMGSYTDATDELPFMTEGDYDEAVSIIEATVDALDDYRGILYGQFMLTTTGPRVVEFNARFGDPEAMNTLPVLETDFLEVLTAARNGDAPPELDFAEQATVCKYAVPDGYPTDPEAGAKVQVDEESAGDALLYYASVDERDDGIYTTTSRSFALVGVADSISEAEEIAEDALAVAGEEGLRVRHDIGKADLIQRRIDHMTELRGE; from the coding sequence ATGCGAGAGAACGTGCTCCTGATCGGGGGTGGCGGCCGCGAACACGCCATCGCCCGCGCGCTCGAGGACAGCGAGGCAGACCTGTACGCCTGTGCCAGCAACCGAAACCCTGGTATCGCGCGAATTGCGGCCGGGTTCGAAACGCTCGAGACGACGAATCCGGAGGCCGTCGTCGACTACGCCGAGGCGGTCGACGCGACCATCGCCGTCATCGGCCCCGAAGCACCCCTCGAAGTCGGCCTCGCGGACGCACTCGAGGCCGCGGGAGTCTACCCGTTCGGCCCGAAAGAAGCCGACGCACGCATCGAGACGGACAAGGCCTTCCAGCGGGAGTTCATGCAGGAGAACGACATTCCGGGCTGTCCGGACTTCGAGACGTTCGACGACATGGAGGCAGCCTGCGACTACATCGACGAGTACGACGGCGACCTCGCGATCAAACCGGTCGGCCTCACCGGCGGCAAGGGCGTCAAAGTCATCGGCGATCAGGTCACTGCCGAGGAGGGCAAAGAGTACATCCGCGACGCCGGCTACGACCGGATCGTTCTCGAGGAACGACTGATCGGCGAGGAGTTCACCGTCCAGGCGTTCGTCGCCAACGGCGAGTTCCACACCGCACCCGCGGTGCAGGACCACAAGCGCGCCTACGAGGGCGACGAAGGGCCGAACACTGGCGGCATGGGGAGCTACACCGACGCGACGGACGAACTGCCGTTCATGACCGAAGGCGACTACGACGAGGCGGTCTCGATCATCGAAGCCACCGTCGACGCCCTCGACGACTACCGCGGGATCCTCTACGGCCAGTTCATGCTGACCACCACCGGTCCCCGCGTCGTCGAGTTCAACGCCCGCTTTGGCGACCCCGAGGCAATGAACACGCTGCCGGTGCTCGAGACCGACTTCCTCGAGGTTCTGACCGCCGCCCGGAACGGCGACGCGCCGCCGGAGCTGGATTTTGCCGAACAGGCGACGGTCTGCAAGTACGCTGTCCCGGACGGCTACCCGACGGACCCCGAGGCCGGCGCGAAGGTGCAGGTCGACGAGGAGAGCGCGGGCGACGCCCTGCTGTACTACGCCAGTGTAGACGAGCGCGACGACGGGATCTACACGACTACCTCCCGATCGTTCGCGCTGGTCGGCGTCGCCGACTCGATCAGCGAGGCCGAGGAGATCGCCGAAGACGCGCTCGCAGTCGCCGGCGAGGAGGGACTGCGCGTTCGCCACGACATCGGCAAAGCCGACCTCATCCAGCGCCGGATCGATCACATGACCGAACTCCGCGGCGAGTGA
- a CDS encoding PadR family transcriptional regulator — MYDLTGFQRDLLYVIAGEDEPHGLAIKDELEQYYEKEIHHGRLYPNLDTLVDKGLVEKGRRDRRTNFYTLTRRGRRELEARREWETQYVEL, encoded by the coding sequence ATGTACGACCTGACAGGATTTCAGCGTGACTTGCTCTATGTCATCGCTGGCGAGGACGAACCTCACGGACTGGCGATCAAAGATGAACTCGAACAGTACTACGAGAAGGAGATCCATCACGGTCGGCTCTATCCCAATCTCGACACCCTCGTCGACAAGGGTCTCGTCGAAAAGGGCCGCCGAGATCGTCGAACGAACTTCTACACGCTCACCCGCCGCGGTCGCCGCGAACTCGAAGCCCGCCGCGAGTGGGAGACACAGTACGTCGAGCTATAG
- a CDS encoding MgtC/SapB family protein, whose amino-acid sequence MNEVALQVADAPLEETVVRIALAGALGMFLGLEREWSQKSAGIRTFSLISLLAAVFTVLVVETEGVIGESLLVLGGVLVIVQGVLLAIQGLMSEDDAGLSLTTSVSMLVAYGVGALVTVGFILEGVTVAVLSSLLLVLKRELHEFAWGLSHQEMRSTTEFAILAFVIYPILPAETTVEFAGLAIPLEPQVIWLMVVAVAGIGIANYAIVSTYGGRGIAITGFFGGLASSTAVVGTMLDHVNQRPEASSYAVAAILLANAAMAARNLAIAVGFTAGSGSEILLEAIVPLGAVIVLAFAIAALTADWSESGPMDLESPFSLQNALGFGAVFLVVLVFGSLAETWFGTLGFYATAVASGFVSSAGATTSAVVLYRGGQLGAAEATIAILLATVSSIVVKALLAATSTNDGFRNRVAIYSTILLIGGALASVLVVV is encoded by the coding sequence GTGAACGAGGTCGCGCTGCAGGTTGCCGACGCGCCGCTCGAGGAGACGGTCGTTCGGATCGCGCTGGCCGGCGCGCTGGGGATGTTTCTCGGGCTCGAACGCGAGTGGTCCCAGAAGTCCGCCGGGATCCGAACGTTCTCGCTGATCAGCCTGCTCGCCGCCGTCTTTACCGTCCTCGTCGTCGAAACCGAGGGCGTCATCGGGGAGAGCCTTCTGGTGCTCGGCGGCGTGCTCGTGATCGTCCAGGGCGTGTTACTCGCAATCCAGGGTCTCATGAGCGAGGACGACGCCGGGCTCTCGCTGACGACGTCGGTCTCGATGCTCGTCGCCTACGGGGTCGGCGCGCTGGTCACCGTCGGCTTCATTCTCGAGGGAGTCACCGTCGCCGTCCTCTCGTCGCTGTTGCTCGTCTTGAAGCGAGAGCTCCACGAGTTCGCGTGGGGGCTCTCCCATCAGGAGATGCGCTCGACGACCGAGTTCGCCATCCTCGCGTTCGTCATCTACCCGATTCTCCCTGCCGAAACGACCGTCGAGTTCGCCGGGCTGGCGATCCCGCTCGAGCCGCAGGTCATCTGGCTGATGGTCGTGGCCGTGGCGGGAATCGGGATCGCCAACTACGCGATCGTCTCCACCTACGGCGGTCGCGGGATCGCAATCACCGGCTTCTTCGGCGGGCTGGCCTCCTCGACGGCGGTCGTCGGGACGATGCTCGATCACGTCAATCAGCGGCCCGAGGCGTCCTCCTACGCCGTCGCTGCCATCTTGCTCGCGAACGCTGCGATGGCCGCGCGAAACCTCGCGATCGCGGTCGGCTTTACCGCCGGGAGCGGCTCCGAGATCCTCCTCGAGGCGATCGTTCCGCTCGGGGCCGTCATCGTCCTCGCGTTCGCCATCGCCGCACTCACTGCCGACTGGAGCGAGTCCGGTCCGATGGACCTCGAGAGTCCGTTTTCGCTGCAAAACGCGCTCGGCTTCGGGGCCGTCTTCCTCGTCGTCCTCGTGTTCGGCTCGCTGGCAGAAACGTGGTTCGGCACGCTGGGCTTCTACGCGACCGCGGTCGCGAGCGGCTTCGTCTCGAGTGCCGGCGCGACCACGTCGGCGGTCGTCCTCTACCGTGGCGGGCAACTGGGTGCCGCCGAGGCGACGATCGCTATTTTGCTCGCGACGGTCTCGAGCATCGTGGTCAAGGCACTGCTAGCGGCGACGTCGACGAACGACGGCTTCCGGAACCGGGTCGCCATCTACAGTACGATCCTGCTGATCGGCGGCGCGCTCGCGTCGGTGCTCGTCGTCGTATAA
- the thyA gene encoding thymidylate synthase gives MQQYLELVDTVLSTGTHKPNRTGVDTISSFSEHYEVDLQEGYPLLTTKEMDGYRWNSMLHEVCWYLSGEEHIRDLREETKIWDAWADEDGKLDTAYGRFWRRFPVPDGDAQLEGESWPDAGHQWVTEETDGRKTFDQLQYVIDTLSDSPNSRRLVVNAWHPANAAVSTLPPCHYSFVFNVQGDRLNCHLTQRSGDTALGIPFNIAAYALLTKVIAQQTGFEPGTFAHTVVDTHVYCGRGARGDWYADNLESLQSRLADADERADYLEITDWLESEAPAEAEGDERLDHVPGLLEQLSREPLERPMLEVADVSIDELSYEDVELRGYESHDGLEFSVAE, from the coding sequence ATGCAACAGTACCTCGAGCTCGTCGACACCGTGCTTTCGACGGGAACCCACAAGCCCAACCGGACCGGCGTCGACACGATTTCGTCGTTCAGCGAACACTACGAGGTCGACCTTCAGGAAGGGTATCCGCTGTTGACGACCAAGGAGATGGACGGTTACCGCTGGAACTCGATGCTGCACGAGGTCTGCTGGTATCTCTCCGGCGAGGAACACATCCGCGACCTCCGCGAGGAGACCAAGATCTGGGACGCGTGGGCCGACGAGGACGGAAAGCTGGATACGGCCTACGGCCGCTTCTGGCGTCGGTTTCCGGTCCCAGACGGGGACGCGCAACTCGAGGGCGAGTCCTGGCCCGACGCGGGCCACCAGTGGGTCACGGAGGAGACGGACGGCCGGAAGACGTTCGATCAACTGCAGTACGTCATCGATACTCTCTCGGACTCGCCGAACTCGCGGCGGCTCGTGGTCAACGCGTGGCATCCCGCCAACGCGGCCGTCTCGACGCTGCCGCCCTGTCACTACTCGTTCGTCTTCAACGTGCAGGGTGACCGGCTGAACTGCCATCTCACGCAGCGCTCGGGCGACACCGCGCTCGGGATTCCGTTCAACATCGCAGCGTACGCGCTTCTGACCAAAGTTATCGCCCAGCAGACGGGCTTCGAACCGGGCACGTTCGCCCACACCGTCGTCGACACCCACGTCTACTGCGGCCGCGGCGCGCGCGGCGACTGGTACGCAGACAACCTCGAGTCCCTCCAGTCGCGGCTGGCCGACGCCGACGAGCGGGCGGACTACCTCGAGATCACGGACTGGCTCGAGTCCGAAGCGCCGGCCGAGGCCGAGGGCGACGAACGGCTCGATCACGTCCCCGGCCTGCTCGAGCAACTCTCGCGGGAGCCACTCGAGCGCCCGATGCTCGAGGTCGCCGACGTCTCGATCGACGAACTGTCCTACGAGGACGTCGAGCTTCGAGGCTACGAGTCACACGACGGACTCGAGTTCTCGGTGGCCGAATGA
- a CDS encoding type II toxin-antitoxin system VapC family toxin, producing the protein MARAVVDANVFIGARLSRDQNHERAAAILEAFDRGALPTAYVLSDVLEESINYLQARSTHDVAVQTLDALIESSGFKIVHTPKRDVDSGRSLFRKYESLSLTDAVIAASMRRQELEYLYSLDDGFDAVDGITRLTTPANPFE; encoded by the coding sequence ATGGCCCGCGCCGTAGTTGATGCGAACGTTTTCATTGGCGCTCGGTTATCGCGGGATCAAAATCACGAACGCGCCGCTGCCATCTTGGAAGCGTTCGACCGAGGTGCTCTTCCGACCGCATACGTGTTGAGCGATGTCCTCGAGGAGAGTATCAACTATCTCCAAGCGAGGAGTACGCACGATGTCGCCGTACAGACGCTCGATGCGCTCATCGAGAGCAGCGGATTCAAAATCGTCCACACACCGAAACGCGATGTCGATTCCGGACGGTCACTGTTCCGGAAGTACGAATCGCTCTCGCTGACGGACGCCGTTATTGCGGCTTCGATGCGACGGCAAGAACTCGAGTATCTCTATTCGCTCGACGACGGGTTCGATGCTGTCGATGGTATTACTCGACTGACGACGCCGGCCAACCCGTTCGAATAG
- a CDS encoding dihydrofolate reductase: MSGDRDAAADATQDLETDRELVGIVAVADNGVIGKDGDMPWHIPEDLRHFKETTMDHPVIMGRVTYEGILETLGEPLPGRTTVVLTSRDLETPEGAVVAHGLEDALETAEAAAIERHGGTDRIFVAGGATVYEQFLPVVDRLIATEVHDDPDGDTSFPEWDRAEWKLVSRDERDGFAFLEYVRRE, translated from the coding sequence ATGAGCGGGGACCGGGACGCGGCGGCAGACGCGACGCAGGACCTCGAGACGGACCGCGAACTCGTCGGCATCGTCGCCGTCGCCGACAACGGTGTCATCGGCAAGGACGGAGACATGCCGTGGCATATCCCCGAGGACCTCCGCCACTTCAAGGAGACGACGATGGACCACCCCGTCATCATGGGACGAGTGACGTACGAGGGCATTCTCGAGACGCTGGGCGAACCGCTTCCCGGCCGAACGACGGTCGTGCTGACGAGTCGAGACCTCGAGACGCCCGAGGGAGCCGTCGTTGCCCACGGGCTCGAGGATGCCCTCGAGACGGCGGAGGCGGCCGCGATCGAGCGCCACGGCGGAACCGATCGAATATTCGTCGCTGGCGGTGCGACCGTCTACGAACAGTTTCTGCCCGTGGTCGACCGGCTGATCGCGACGGAGGTTCATGACGACCCCGACGGCGACACGTCGTTTCCGGAGTGGGACCGGGCCGAGTGGAAACTCGTCTCCCGAGACGAGCGGGACGGGTTCGCCTTCCTCGAGTACGTCCGTCGCGAGTGA
- a CDS encoding calcium-binding protein produces MTNDPYDLTDDSRRSLAKRGTVAAGALALGTGALAGTAATQDDEEEVVIFTEDYIPGADFDVVGELEQGSTIDILQSFDVTEETVVDDPSDWDSYIIQYDIDADAGILAVLFTEEVELSVGDSETMSEDAGFRNSRLSAVEVNLD; encoded by the coding sequence ATGACAAACGACCCATATGACTTAACCGACGATTCGAGACGATCGCTCGCGAAGCGAGGGACGGTCGCCGCCGGGGCGCTGGCGCTCGGGACAGGCGCGCTCGCGGGGACTGCGGCCACACAGGACGATGAGGAAGAGGTGGTGATATTCACTGAGGACTACATACCCGGCGCCGACTTCGATGTCGTGGGTGAACTCGAGCAGGGATCGACGATCGACATTCTGCAGTCCTTCGACGTCACCGAGGAGACAGTCGTCGACGATCCGTCGGACTGGGACAGCTACATCATCCAGTACGACATCGACGCCGACGCCGGTATCCTCGCGGTCCTCTTCACGGAGGAGGTCGAACTGAGCGTCGGCGACAGCGAGACGATGTCCGAAGACGCGGGGTTCCGAAACTCGAGATTGAGCGCGGTCGAGGTCAACCTCGACTGA
- a CDS encoding calcium-binding protein, with the protein MTEETDSGLFDDSRRSFMKKGALTAGAVALGTAGAGTAAAQDGGDGEVLVHADNYFPGADFTVAAALNNQTRDDLLEETGAADEFDSPDDWDAYIITYDFGGTSPSMGILMTEEADISQGDSETMGTDGQFRNTELAMVEATLGATGNSAEDSDGGDGDDGDDGGDGGDGGDGGDGGDTAGNGADNDSAGGDGGGGGGAGGN; encoded by the coding sequence ATGACAGAAGAAACTGATAGCGGACTATTCGACGACTCGCGGCGATCGTTCATGAAGAAAGGAGCCCTCACTGCAGGCGCAGTGGCGCTCGGAACTGCAGGTGCTGGAACCGCAGCCGCTCAGGACGGTGGCGACGGCGAAGTGCTCGTCCACGCGGACAACTACTTCCCCGGTGCGGATTTCACCGTCGCGGCGGCGCTGAACAACCAGACGAGAGACGACCTGCTCGAGGAGACCGGTGCGGCCGACGAGTTCGACAGCCCCGACGACTGGGACGCATACATCATCACCTACGACTTCGGTGGAACTTCCCCGTCGATGGGCATCCTGATGACGGAGGAAGCCGACATCAGTCAGGGCGACAGCGAGACGATGGGCACGGACGGCCAGTTCCGTAACACCGAACTGGCGATGGTCGAAGCGACGCTCGGCGCCACCGGCAACAGCGCTGAGGACAGTGACGGCGGCGATGGTGATGACGGCGACGATGGTGGTGACGGCGGCGATGGTGGTGACGGCGGCGATGGTGGTGACACGGCAGGAAACGGCGCTGACAACGATTCTGCCGGCGGAGATGGCGGTGGCGGCGGCGGTGCCGGCGGCAACTGA
- a CDS encoding aminotransferase class III-fold pyridoxal phosphate-dependent enzyme, with protein MDRATVEPQVETIPGDRAREWVDYHHRFAAPSTYVYEFVWDAGGEAIGPFCTDVDGNVLLDFTSHVAAAPLGYNNPTIREKLRAFDPVDPLKIAGQDFYVSGGGRPDNPDFPGPTQLMDRLVAMTDHYDMDRVFLSNSGAEAVENAIKICYAAGGHRAITFDGAFHGRTLGALSLNRSKAVHRSGFPEIPGVVSVPYPDTDEAYETRWRTDGPGGNVVADALHPERGVVDPAEVAYLILEPIQGEGGYRVAHPAFARDLEVLREKYGLRIVADEIQSGLGRTGELWAVDHLDLTPDVITSGKGLRVGATISRSDVFPTEKSRLSSTWGAGDLVAAMQGVLTIDVIHEDDLLANVRERGAQFRTRLEDAITDGDAPGAIDVRGRGLMLAVEFETKERRDAVLEGAFKRGLLTLGCGYKTLRLLPPLDVTEREIELGAGLLLEAIADVDGTVGEAR; from the coding sequence ATGGACCGAGCAACGGTCGAACCGCAGGTAGAGACCATTCCCGGCGACCGGGCCCGCGAATGGGTCGACTACCACCATCGGTTCGCCGCCCCGAGCACGTACGTCTACGAGTTCGTCTGGGACGCGGGCGGCGAGGCCATCGGCCCGTTCTGCACCGACGTCGACGGTAACGTCCTGCTCGATTTCACGAGTCACGTCGCCGCCGCGCCGCTTGGCTACAACAATCCGACGATCCGCGAGAAACTCCGCGCGTTCGATCCCGTCGATCCGCTCAAAATCGCGGGTCAGGACTTCTACGTCAGCGGCGGCGGCCGACCCGACAACCCTGACTTTCCCGGGCCGACGCAATTGATGGATCGACTGGTCGCGATGACCGACCACTACGACATGGACCGGGTCTTTCTCTCGAACTCCGGCGCGGAGGCCGTCGAAAACGCCATCAAAATCTGCTACGCCGCGGGCGGCCACCGCGCGATCACGTTCGACGGCGCATTCCACGGCCGAACGCTCGGCGCGCTCTCGCTCAACCGCTCGAAGGCCGTCCACCGGAGCGGCTTTCCCGAAATCCCCGGCGTCGTCAGCGTCCCGTATCCCGACACCGACGAGGCATACGAAACCCGCTGGCGGACCGACGGCCCCGGCGGGAACGTCGTCGCCGACGCGCTCCACCCCGAGCGCGGTGTCGTCGATCCCGCGGAAGTCGCCTACCTCATCCTCGAGCCGATTCAGGGCGAGGGCGGCTATCGAGTGGCCCATCCTGCGTTCGCCCGCGACCTCGAGGTGCTGCGCGAGAAGTACGGCCTCCGGATCGTCGCCGACGAGATCCAGTCCGGACTCGGACGGACGGGCGAACTGTGGGCCGTCGATCACCTCGATCTCACGCCGGACGTCATCACGAGCGGGAAGGGCCTGCGCGTGGGCGCGACGATCTCGCGCTCGGACGTCTTCCCCACCGAAAAGAGTCGGCTCTCCTCGACGTGGGGCGCGGGGGATCTCGTCGCCGCCATGCAGGGCGTGCTCACGATTGATGTCATCCACGAGGACGACCTCCTCGCGAACGTCCGCGAGCGAGGCGCGCAGTTCCGGACGCGACTCGAGGACGCAATCACCGACGGCGACGCACCCGGCGCGATCGACGTGCGCGGCCGCGGGCTGATGCTCGCCGTCGAGTTCGAGACGAAGGAACGGCGGGACGCGGTGCTCGAGGGCGCGTTCAAACGCGGGCTGTTGACCCTCGGCTGTGGCTACAAGACGCTGCGATTGCTGCCCCCGCTCGACGTCACCGAGCGGGAGATCGAACTGGGTGCGGGACTGTTGCTCGAGGCGATTGCTGACGTAGACGGGACCGTCGGTGAAGCGAGATGA
- the acnA gene encoding aconitate hydratase AcnA, which translates to MAIDQFSDAIREFEHDGETYKMADLTVLEEQGLCDLEKLPVSIRVLLESVLRNADGEMISAEDVENAASWEPDVPDVEVPFQPSRVVLQDLTGVPAVVDLAALRSAADRAGKEPSIVEPEVPCDLVIDHSVQVDYFGSEDAYEQNVELEYERNEERYRAIKWAQQAFEDFNVVPPGTGIVHQVNLEHLGKVVHAREEDGEQWLLPDTLVGTDSHTPMIGGIGVVGWGVGGIEAEAALLGQPITMTLPEVVGVKLTGELPEGATATDLVLHITEKLRQVGVVDKFVEFYGPGVSQLSVADRATIANMAPEQGSTISMFPVDDATLDYLELTGRDDDHIELTKEYLEAQGLFGEHDPEFTEEVEFDLSSVEPSLAGHKKPHARIPMGDLDEHFPTLLAEEGVIDSGAAEGDGGLVATDQPGLDEKIPVTLEDDTEVEIGHGSVLVSAITSCTNTSNPSVMVAAGLLARNALEQGLDVPDYVKTSLAPGSRVVTEYLKQADLLDDLEGLGYNVVGYGCTTCIGNAGPLADPIEAAIDEHDLWTTSVLSGNRNFEARIHPKIRANYLASPPLVVAYGLAGKMDIDLENEPIGTNDDGEDVFLEDVWPDPQEVTETIHENVSAELFRDKYASVFEGDERWEALDAPTGEVYDWDDESTYIREPPFFQDFPLEEPGVSDIADARCLLTLGDTVTTDHISPAGPFSEDLPAGQWLSERGVEPYEFNTYGSRRGNHEVMMRGTFANVRIENQLLDGKEGGYTIHHPTGEETTVFEASERYREDDTPLIVMAGEELGTGSSRDWAAKGTDLLGIRATIGQSYERIYRDNLLGMGVLPLQFEDGEGWEELGLDGTETFDIRGLDDGLEPNAELTVVAEDDAGETTEFDVTAQVGTPAAVEYVENGGVLHLVLRRLLTE; encoded by the coding sequence ATGGCAATCGACCAGTTCTCGGACGCAATCCGGGAGTTCGAACACGACGGCGAGACCTACAAGATGGCCGATCTCACGGTCCTCGAGGAGCAGGGGCTCTGTGACCTCGAGAAACTGCCCGTGAGCATTCGGGTGCTGCTCGAGTCCGTCCTCCGAAATGCCGACGGCGAGATGATTTCGGCCGAGGACGTCGAAAACGCGGCCTCGTGGGAACCGGACGTCCCCGACGTCGAGGTCCCCTTCCAGCCCTCGCGCGTCGTTCTTCAGGATCTGACCGGCGTTCCCGCAGTCGTGGACCTCGCGGCGCTGCGCTCGGCCGCGGATCGCGCGGGCAAGGAGCCCTCGATCGTCGAACCCGAAGTCCCGTGCGACCTCGTGATCGACCACAGCGTTCAGGTCGATTACTTCGGCAGCGAGGACGCCTACGAACAGAACGTCGAACTCGAGTACGAGCGAAACGAGGAGCGATATCGTGCGATCAAGTGGGCCCAGCAGGCCTTCGAGGACTTCAACGTCGTCCCGCCGGGAACGGGCATCGTCCATCAGGTCAACCTCGAGCACCTTGGCAAGGTCGTTCACGCACGCGAGGAAGACGGTGAACAGTGGCTCCTGCCCGACACGCTAGTCGGTACCGACAGCCACACCCCCATGATCGGCGGGATCGGCGTCGTCGGCTGGGGTGTTGGTGGCATCGAGGCCGAGGCAGCCCTTCTGGGGCAGCCCATCACAATGACGCTACCCGAAGTCGTCGGCGTCAAACTCACCGGTGAGTTGCCGGAGGGCGCGACCGCGACCGACCTCGTGCTCCACATCACCGAGAAGCTTCGCCAGGTCGGCGTCGTCGACAAGTTCGTCGAGTTCTACGGCCCTGGTGTCTCCCAGCTTTCGGTCGCCGACCGCGCGACGATCGCCAACATGGCCCCCGAGCAGGGATCGACGATCAGCATGTTCCCGGTCGACGACGCAACGCTCGACTACCTCGAGTTGACCGGCCGCGACGACGACCACATCGAACTGACCAAGGAGTATCTCGAGGCGCAAGGTCTCTTCGGCGAGCACGATCCGGAGTTCACCGAGGAAGTCGAGTTCGACCTCAGCTCCGTCGAGCCCAGCCTCGCCGGTCACAAGAAGCCCCACGCCCGCATTCCGATGGGCGACCTCGACGAGCACTTCCCGACGCTGCTCGCGGAGGAAGGTGTCATTGACTCGGGCGCTGCGGAGGGCGACGGCGGACTCGTCGCCACGGACCAACCCGGCCTCGACGAGAAGATCCCCGTCACGCTCGAGGACGACACCGAGGTCGAGATCGGCCACGGTTCGGTCCTCGTCAGCGCGATCACGTCCTGTACGAACACCTCGAACCCGTCGGTGATGGTCGCCGCGGGCCTACTCGCACGCAACGCGCTCGAGCAGGGCCTCGACGTGCCCGACTACGTCAAGACCAGTCTCGCACCCGGGAGCCGGGTCGTCACGGAGTACCTGAAGCAGGCCGACCTGCTCGACGACCTCGAGGGCCTGGGCTACAACGTCGTCGGCTACGGCTGTACGACCTGTATCGGGAACGCCGGCCCGCTGGCGGACCCCATCGAGGCCGCGATCGACGAGCACGACCTCTGGACGACCAGCGTCCTCTCGGGCAACCGCAACTTCGAAGCCCGCATCCATCCGAAGATCCGCGCGAACTACCTCGCCAGTCCGCCGCTGGTCGTCGCCTACGGCCTCGCGGGCAAGATGGACATCGACCTCGAGAACGAACCGATCGGCACGAACGACGACGGCGAAGACGTCTTCCTCGAGGACGTCTGGCCGGACCCACAGGAGGTCACGGAGACGATCCACGAGAACGTCTCCGCCGAGTTGTTCAGAGACAAGTACGCGAGCGTCTTCGAGGGCGACGAGCGCTGGGAGGCCCTCGACGCGCCCACGGGCGAAGTCTACGACTGGGACGACGAGTCGACGTACATCCGCGAGCCACCGTTCTTCCAGGACTTCCCGCTCGAGGAACCCGGCGTCTCCGACATCGCGGACGCGCGCTGTCTGCTCACGCTCGGCGACACCGTGACGACCGACCACATCAGCCCGGCGGGGCCGTTCAGCGAGGACCTGCCCGCCGGCCAGTGGCTGAGCGAACGCGGCGTCGAACCCTACGAGTTCAACACCTACGGCTCTCGCCGCGGGAATCACGAGGTCATGATGCGTGGCACCTTCGCGAACGTCCGCATCGAAAACCAGCTGCTCGACGGGAAGGAGGGTGGCTACACGATTCATCACCCGACCGGTGAGGAGACGACCGTCTTCGAGGCCTCCGAGCGCTACCGCGAGGACGACACCCCGCTCATCGTCATGGCCGGCGAGGAGCTAGGGACCGGCTCGAGTCGCGACTGGGCGGCCAAGGGGACCGACCTGCTGGGCATCCGCGCCACGATCGGCCAGAGCTACGAGCGCATCTACCGCGACAACCTCCTCGGCATGGGCGTCCTGCCCCTGCAGTTCGAAGACGGCGAGGGCTGGGAGGAACTCGGCCTTGACGGGACCGAGACGTTCGATATCCGCGGGCTCGACGACGGACTCGAGCCCAACGCCGAACTCACCGTCGTCGCGGAAGACGATGCGGGCGAGACGACCGAGTTCGACGTGACCGCACAGGTCGGCACGCCCGCGGCGGTCGAGTACGTCGAGAACGGCGGTGTGCTCCACCTCGTGCTCCGCCGCCTGCTCACAGAATAG
- a CDS encoding AbrB/MazE/SpoVT family DNA-binding domain-containing protein, whose amino-acid sequence MSHRVEDETTVNDSYSVTVPAAVRNELDIESGDKIRWRVDEDGTLSIEVVTQRYGAFSELEPVDIGEETNAADDHDLVAGDC is encoded by the coding sequence ATGTCACACCGGGTCGAAGACGAAACGACAGTAAACGACAGCTACTCGGTAACAGTGCCCGCAGCCGTCCGGAATGAGCTCGATATCGAGTCCGGTGACAAAATCCGCTGGCGTGTCGACGAGGATGGGACCCTGTCAATCGAGGTCGTTACGCAACGGTATGGTGCGTTCTCCGAACTCGAGCCGGTCGATATCGGTGAAGAGACGAACGCGGCCGACGATCACGATCTCGTCGCCGGTGACTGCTGA